The genomic window AAGAGTGGGGTGTGGGATCCGGCTTGTGTATCGGTGATCGGTAAACAGTGATCGGTATTCCGTGACCTGTCCGGCTGCAGAAGGATATTAGGTTAGTAAAAACGAAAGTTTAAACTAAACAATCTTCCCGGACACCTTTTCTCCGTGTCCGGGAAGATATTTTTATATTGATTAATATAACCAATAAGCTTCACTGTACTTTGCCCTTAAAATATCTCCATGTTATCCACACCGGTAATAAAAAATGCGGATGACCGAAAAATCAAAAGGAATTTACGTGAATCATCGTTGTTTATTCAAATTTCAAAACAGTTTTCTGGTCTTGCTTCATTTCAAGCGTTACGAAACCATCTTTGATCTCAGCCGTTTTTCCGTCTATTTTAACGCTTGCTATTCCGGCAGGTACTTTTAACCTGAAAGTGTTATCGGTGGAAGCCAGTATTTCAGCATTTTGCAGGCGATTGTTTTGCCAGGTAGCACTCACTTCTGCGCCGCCGCGAACTTTAAGACCTTTATAGTTGCCTGTTGCCCATTCATCAGGGATGGCAGGCAGTAATTCAATAAAACCATCATGGCTTTGAATAAGCATTTCGGCAATGCCCGCAGTTCCGCCAAAATTACCGTCGATTTGAAAAGGTGGATGGGCACAAAACAGGTTGGGGTAGGTTCCGCTGCCGCTGCCGTCCATAAGCACAGCATCACCAATGGCCGGTTGTAACAGGCTTTTGAGCAATTTGTAGGCTCTGTTACCATCCAGCAGGCGAGCCCAAAAGTTTACTTTCCAGGCACGTGACCAACCTGTTCCTCCGTCGCCACGGCGCTCCAGGGTTTGACGGGCAGCTTCGGCCAGTTCGGGGGTCCGCTCAGGGCTTATTTGGTTGGATGGGTATAATCCATAAAGGTGCGAAACATGGCGATGGTGCACATCGGTTTCTTCGTAATCTTCGAGCCACTCCTGTAAGTAGCCTTTAGGGCTAACTTGCATGGGAGGGAGTTTGGGGAGCGTTTCACGGATGTTGTGGGTAGTTTCATCTTCAAGGCCTAATATTTTGGCAGCTTCCAGGGTGTTTGTAAACAACTCGGTAATAATTTGCACATCCATGGTGGGACCCATACATACATAAACCGCATCCCTGCTTCCGGGAAGAAAAAAGCCGTTTTCGGGGGAGGAGGACGGCGCTGTTACCAACCAGCCGTTTTTGGGTTCGGCTATCATATTAGTAAGGAAAAATTCGGATGCGCCTGCCAGGGTGGGATAGATGCTTTTCAAATAGTCCTTGTCCTGCGTAAAGGCATAATGTTCCCAAAGGTGTTCGCAGAGCCAGGCCCCGCCGGTATTGGTGGCGCCCCAGGAGGCGTGTTCGGCGGGAGCGGTAAAGAGCCAGGGGTTGGTGATCACGTGGGCCACCCAACCATCGGCACCGTAAAACGTTTCTGCAGTTGCGGTGCCGGACGGAACCAGGGATTTTGTAAAGTCTATCAGCGGTTTGTGCAGTTCCGATAGGTTGCAGACCTCGGCAGGCCAATAGTTCATTTGCACGTTTATGTTTAGGTGGTAGTCGCCGTTCCATGGTGTTTGAACCGTGTTGGCCCACAAGCCTTGCAGGTTAAGCGGCATGGAGTTTTCATTTGTGCCACAAATCATCAGGTAACGACCATACTGAAAGTAAAGGGCGGCAAAAGAAGGGTCGTCCTGGTTCTGGAACTGCTTGAGCCGGGTATTGGTGGTAAGCGTATTGTTTTGTTGGCCCAGGTTTAGCTCTACGCGATGAAACTTCTCCTGATACGCATTTACGTGATTTTTTCGGAGTGTGTTGTAATTCGTATTGAGGACATCTGCAATCCGTTTTTCTACGGTAGTTTCATAGTTTGCATCTAACATATCGGTAGCCGTTGATATCATTATCAACACTTCGTTGGCATCGGAAACGCTAAGTTCATTGTTTTGGGCAGCCATTTCACCCCCCTTGTTGATTAGCTGCACCTTGGTGACGTAGCGCACCCCTTTGTTGTCGTTGCGTCCGTCGTTCAATTGACCTTTCATGTAAAGGGCATTGTCCTTGATAAAAACTTCTGTCCGTTCCGGACGCGAAAGTCCAAGATTAAAATGGATTGATTGTTTTTTATCGGCACTTAGGCGGATAAACATTACATCCTCACTGTGCGACACGTAATACTCGCGGGCATAATTTACGCCCCCTTTTGTAAAGGAAGTATGGGCAAGTGCATCGTTTAAATCCAACGAAAACCGATAGTCTTCTGCGTTGGTTTTGGCCGGGTAGTCGTACTTGATGTTTAAGTTGCCCACCATTTGAAAACAACCATAGGGCGCATCTTTCCCGTTGCCGAAAGCTGAACCTTGCCCCTGGCACCGAAAATGTTGATACATCATTTCCTGGGCTTCCAGGTTTTTTCCTTCCAACAGGAGCTGACGAATTTTGGGCAGATAATCAATGGCTTCGGGGTTCAGCGCTTCGGGGTCTTTGCTCCCCGACCACATGGTGATGTCGTTGAGGACAATTTTTTCGGCGTCAATGCCACCATCGGGCATCATCCCAATCCGTCCGTTTCCGAGGGGCAGTGTTTGTTCCCACACTTGGGCCGGGGAATCGTGCCATAAAACAAGTTCTTGTTTGGGCGGCGTGGCATTGGTGCAGCCCGCAAAAAGTAGGGCTGCAAACAAGGCGAAAAACAGATTAAATTTCATGTTGAATGTTTTATTTTAAAGTTTAATACGTTTGTTTAGCTTCAGGCTTTTTAACCACAAAGGACACAAAGAAAACATGGTAAACACTGTGCATCCATTGTGCCTTTTGAGCATCCCTTGAGTTCATTGTGGTTAATTTTTGAAGTGCCATTGGCGCTTGCTGAGTAATTAGTGTTTTTAGGAAAACTCTCTATTCTGTAAATTCTCCTTTGCGATTACCCCTAATCCCTTGTTCCTCCGCTACAGCTCAGGCGACACGCGGAAAGGGGAATTAGCTCTCTCCGGGGATTCTGGTTCTCCCTTTAGAGCCTGTCCTGAACTCGTATTCGGGAGCGTTACCTGTCTGCCACAACGTGTCCCGAACTTGTCCCGAACTTGTTTCGGGAGCCAGGGAGGGTTTTTAAAAGAGAATTGTCGCCTTTTCTTATAGCCACTAATTACACATATTTCAGTTGTGTATGTTTATTCAGCAGTATTATTTTCCATTACTACCGAATTGGGTTCCGACAGCTCGGTGCGTACCGCCTTGCTCCAATCCATTTCCTTCTCAAAATGATTGTTGCTGATTGTTATGTTATCCACTTTCTCGAAGAAGAAGGGATGCTTGTTCCAATGAAAAGGCTCAAACTCGCTGTTGTACTTGATAGTATTGTTGCGGAAGATAAGTCCGTTGGTGGATTTGGCATACAGTATAGGCTGGTCGAACATCTCAAAGGTGTTGTCTTCTATCACAATACCGGAATGAAAAAACTGCTCCTGATCTTCCAGGTTGGGGATTTCGGGGTAAATGGAAATGGCGGCATTGGTAAACTGGTAATATGCCGTGAGCCCGTTGATAAACTGGTTGTTTTTTATCAGCACGTCCT from Saccharicrinis carchari includes these protein-coding regions:
- a CDS encoding glycoside hydrolase family 95 protein — protein: MKFNLFFALFAALLFAGCTNATPPKQELVLWHDSPAQVWEQTLPLGNGRIGMMPDGGIDAEKIVLNDITMWSGSKDPEALNPEAIDYLPKIRQLLLEGKNLEAQEMMYQHFRCQGQGSAFGNGKDAPYGCFQMVGNLNIKYDYPAKTNAEDYRFSLDLNDALAHTSFTKGGVNYAREYYVSHSEDVMFIRLSADKKQSIHFNLGLSRPERTEVFIKDNALYMKGQLNDGRNDNKGVRYVTKVQLINKGGEMAAQNNELSVSDANEVLIMISTATDMLDANYETTVEKRIADVLNTNYNTLRKNHVNAYQEKFHRVELNLGQQNNTLTTNTRLKQFQNQDDPSFAALYFQYGRYLMICGTNENSMPLNLQGLWANTVQTPWNGDYHLNINVQMNYWPAEVCNLSELHKPLIDFTKSLVPSGTATAETFYGADGWVAHVITNPWLFTAPAEHASWGATNTGGAWLCEHLWEHYAFTQDKDYLKSIYPTLAGASEFFLTNMIAEPKNGWLVTAPSSSPENGFFLPGSRDAVYVCMGPTMDVQIITELFTNTLEAAKILGLEDETTHNIRETLPKLPPMQVSPKGYLQEWLEDYEETDVHHRHVSHLYGLYPSNQISPERTPELAEAARQTLERRGDGGTGWSRAWKVNFWARLLDGNRAYKLLKSLLQPAIGDAVLMDGSGSGTYPNLFCAHPPFQIDGNFGGTAGIAEMLIQSHDGFIELLPAIPDEWATGNYKGLKVRGGAEVSATWQNNRLQNAEILASTDNTFRLKVPAGIASVKIDGKTAEIKDGFVTLEMKQDQKTVLKFE